A region of Pyxidicoccus parkwaysis DNA encodes the following proteins:
- a CDS encoding copper oxidase — protein MLAALLTSALACQPDGAGGAVPPGYQPISPPNPETVEAAPQALAAPTCARTLTADVVALDQVYTYNRLGSYNPTGMMYALREDVEAISTSKPIGPGNARLRVSKRPRPLALRANVGDCLKVTFTNWLAPTRSAIPSPSQSQPGPSRAGGSTTISFLQKALPTWVLNLTYDPVQSLLNNKAVGGRWFFPGEEVEFEDDHRNDSPATRHASLHIQGLQYVTMAADGANVGFNGSSLVAPGNSIAQTWYADHEGTFFFYSMGASFGGQGDGGSTVQGLFGAVNVEPAGSKWYRSKVSNAVLKAVTTGNNPDGTPLINYELVDATGRPHLAILDSSYRIRHGDLEAIITGYRSTVMGTDTSKSQGHFRELTAIYHDEIKAVQAFDELEWNPTFHSVRDGFGINYGVAGLGAELLANRAQIGPTKDCVTCEYEEFFLESWANGDPAMNVEKDASGKAVQALYPDDPSNVHHSYLGDPVRIRNIHAGPAETHVFHLHAHQWKFSPSVNDSNYLDSQTIGPASAFTYDINFGGSGNRNLTAGDSIHHCHLYPHFAQGMWALWRVHDVFEAGTKDRMLPDAEISGGTPNPAVIPIPSRGMPPMPTYAATVVSTPSGNVTRPAFPGFPFYVAGMPGRRAPQAPLDIEYDGGLPRHIVTRAVGPVTYGNSGRFDVDPSALNIKLLPQNGTAMEQAAMSFHAGTFPNSAAAVTVHGDAVKSYPAYTATGASTRFLINGRAPVAGAPFADPCPAGVPTRNYRAAYLQVAVQNVNRAGWHDPQGRLMVLNEDVADTQDGKRAPEPFFFRAQSNDCINFYATNLIPAHLEPDDFQIYTPTDVIGQHIHLVKFDVTASDGAGNGWNYEDGTLSSDTVADRIHLANAAGGAFAADGNVSETGVRTTLTIPMGPHPRISRAPTTAQTTVQRWWADGLGTSASGKHHALETVFTHDHFGPSSHQQHGFYGALIVEEPGSKWVDPRTGAVMGSRVADGGPTSWRANIVTANPANSFREFALAFADYVPYYDECGKPVNPPNYTEEKLPIAVGFRPTPMPEAISAADPGAMTINFYNEPIPLRISERVSCSDRTQYTDWRGDMANVFRSDVHGDPYTPLLEGYAGDKVRIRLIQGAEEEQHSFSLHGNKWLKEMYDPNSGYYNAQAIGISEHFEFDLSDGLPQITGPYETADYMYMSASSGDLWNGMWGIMRTYKRKQVGLRSLSDVALLAADRRPKLQYNAKVSERVPYPPVVLEELPAEAGLVQMTEQDETVQKSYEVDDLGKELAPRTVEHLMADREAMLKIDPDIVLKYEEAGWFGIKPILTDSCPRGAKVRTYKVSAIDAKNWLPNQRLTYNDEYDIYDPDAIIFAQDAHLSDLKAGKRRPEPLILRARAGECVQVTLTNRLPSTELPKTPIWAHHSAITENFNVNQVRMSNQVSLHPQLVNYDVNTDDGATVGLNAVQTVRPGKTRVYRWFAGEFKSSPKGSPFPLGKVTGMEFGIVNLRNMADVINHGMHGAIGALIIEPATAAWATDSGTEAQARVTYTLPDGKQETFREFVNLFQDDLGLQTDNDRFWDYDLNSQRALRNTAGIDDSQDTGQKGFNYRTEPLWARLGVPPHTPPEDINNFDLRDILSSAVYGDPATPIFTANAGEPLRWRFGHPSGHSRQHAISLHGAEWRRNPWASGALSRAMGPNALSPVIATQGGASVMQSYNIIPEYGAGGAYAVPGDYLYRDHASFLWSGGGLWGVYRVK, from the coding sequence GTGCTCGCGGCGCTGCTGACATCGGCCCTCGCCTGTCAGCCGGACGGAGCTGGCGGAGCGGTTCCACCAGGGTATCAACCCATCAGCCCGCCCAACCCCGAGACGGTGGAGGCCGCGCCCCAGGCGCTCGCCGCGCCGACGTGCGCGCGCACGCTCACCGCGGACGTGGTGGCCCTGGACCAGGTCTACACGTACAACCGGCTCGGCTCGTACAACCCCACGGGCATGATGTACGCGCTGCGCGAGGACGTGGAGGCCATCTCCACCAGCAAGCCCATTGGCCCGGGCAACGCGCGCCTGAGGGTGAGCAAGCGCCCCCGCCCGCTCGCGCTGCGCGCCAACGTGGGCGACTGCCTCAAGGTGACCTTCACCAACTGGCTGGCCCCCACGCGCTCGGCGATTCCCAGCCCCAGCCAGTCCCAGCCCGGCCCCAGCCGGGCGGGCGGCTCCACCACCATCAGCTTCCTGCAGAAGGCGCTGCCCACGTGGGTGTTGAACCTCACGTATGACCCGGTGCAGTCCCTGCTCAACAACAAGGCCGTGGGCGGCCGGTGGTTCTTCCCGGGCGAGGAGGTGGAGTTCGAGGACGACCACCGCAACGACTCACCCGCCACCCGCCACGCGTCGCTCCACATCCAGGGCCTGCAGTACGTCACCATGGCCGCGGACGGCGCCAACGTGGGCTTCAATGGCAGCAGCCTGGTGGCGCCCGGCAATTCCATCGCCCAGACGTGGTACGCGGACCACGAGGGCACCTTCTTCTTCTACAGCATGGGCGCCTCGTTCGGCGGCCAGGGCGACGGCGGCTCCACCGTGCAGGGCCTCTTCGGCGCCGTCAACGTCGAGCCCGCGGGCAGCAAGTGGTACCGCTCCAAGGTGAGCAACGCGGTGCTCAAGGCCGTCACCACCGGCAACAACCCGGACGGCACCCCGCTCATCAACTACGAGCTGGTGGATGCCACCGGCCGGCCGCACCTGGCCATCCTCGACTCCAGCTACCGCATCCGCCACGGAGACCTGGAAGCCATCATCACTGGCTACCGCTCCACGGTGATGGGAACGGACACCTCGAAGAGCCAGGGGCACTTCCGCGAGCTCACCGCCATCTACCACGACGAAATCAAGGCGGTTCAGGCCTTCGACGAGCTGGAGTGGAACCCCACCTTCCACAGCGTGCGTGACGGCTTCGGCATCAACTACGGCGTGGCCGGCCTGGGCGCGGAGCTGCTCGCCAACCGCGCGCAGATTGGCCCCACCAAGGACTGTGTCACCTGCGAGTACGAGGAGTTCTTCCTCGAGTCGTGGGCCAACGGCGACCCGGCGATGAACGTGGAGAAGGACGCCAGCGGCAAGGCCGTGCAGGCGCTCTACCCGGATGACCCGTCCAATGTGCACCACAGCTACCTGGGTGACCCGGTGCGCATCCGCAACATCCACGCGGGCCCCGCGGAGACGCACGTCTTCCACCTCCACGCCCACCAGTGGAAGTTCTCCCCCAGCGTCAACGACTCCAACTACCTGGACTCGCAGACCATCGGCCCCGCGTCCGCCTTCACCTACGACATCAACTTCGGCGGCTCCGGCAACCGCAACCTCACCGCGGGCGACTCCATCCACCACTGCCACCTGTACCCGCACTTCGCCCAGGGCATGTGGGCCCTCTGGCGCGTCCATGACGTGTTCGAGGCCGGCACCAAGGACCGCATGCTCCCGGACGCGGAGATTTCCGGCGGCACGCCCAACCCGGCCGTCATCCCCATTCCCAGCCGCGGCATGCCGCCCATGCCCACGTACGCGGCCACCGTGGTCAGCACGCCGTCCGGCAACGTGACGCGGCCCGCGTTCCCCGGCTTCCCCTTCTACGTCGCGGGCATGCCCGGCCGCCGCGCGCCCCAGGCCCCGCTGGACATCGAGTACGACGGCGGCCTGCCGCGCCACATCGTGACGCGCGCGGTGGGCCCGGTGACGTACGGCAACAGCGGCCGCTTCGACGTGGACCCCTCCGCGCTCAACATCAAGCTGCTGCCGCAGAACGGCACCGCGATGGAGCAGGCGGCCATGTCCTTCCACGCGGGCACCTTCCCCAACTCGGCGGCGGCCGTCACCGTCCACGGCGACGCGGTGAAGTCCTATCCGGCCTACACGGCCACGGGCGCCAGCACGCGCTTCCTCATCAACGGCCGTGCGCCGGTGGCCGGCGCGCCCTTCGCGGACCCCTGCCCCGCGGGCGTCCCGACGCGCAACTACCGTGCGGCGTACCTGCAGGTCGCCGTGCAGAACGTGAATCGCGCCGGCTGGCATGACCCGCAGGGCCGGCTGATGGTGCTCAACGAGGACGTGGCGGACACGCAGGACGGCAAGCGCGCGCCGGAGCCGTTCTTCTTCCGCGCCCAGTCCAACGACTGCATCAACTTCTACGCCACCAACCTCATCCCCGCGCACCTGGAGCCGGACGACTTCCAGATCTACACGCCCACGGACGTCATCGGGCAGCACATCCACCTCGTGAAGTTCGACGTGACGGCGTCCGACGGCGCCGGCAACGGCTGGAACTACGAGGACGGCACGCTGTCCTCCGACACCGTGGCGGACCGCATCCACCTGGCCAACGCCGCCGGCGGCGCCTTCGCGGCGGACGGCAACGTGAGCGAGACGGGCGTGAGGACGACGCTCACCATCCCCATGGGGCCGCACCCGCGCATCTCCCGGGCACCGACCACCGCGCAGACCACCGTGCAGCGCTGGTGGGCGGACGGGCTGGGCACCTCGGCCTCCGGCAAGCACCACGCGCTCGAGACTGTCTTCACGCACGACCACTTCGGCCCGTCGTCGCACCAGCAGCATGGCTTCTACGGCGCGCTCATCGTCGAGGAGCCGGGCTCCAAGTGGGTGGACCCGCGCACCGGCGCGGTCATGGGCTCGCGCGTGGCGGATGGTGGACCCACCAGCTGGCGCGCGAACATCGTCACCGCGAATCCCGCCAACAGCTTCCGTGAGTTCGCGCTCGCCTTCGCGGACTACGTCCCCTACTACGACGAGTGCGGCAAGCCGGTGAACCCTCCCAACTACACGGAGGAGAAGCTGCCCATCGCCGTCGGCTTCCGCCCCACGCCGATGCCGGAGGCCATCAGCGCCGCGGACCCGGGCGCGATGACCATCAACTTCTACAACGAGCCCATTCCGCTGCGCATCTCCGAGCGCGTCAGCTGCAGCGACCGGACGCAGTACACGGACTGGCGCGGAGACATGGCCAACGTCTTCCGCTCGGACGTGCACGGCGACCCGTACACGCCGCTGCTGGAGGGCTACGCGGGCGACAAGGTCCGCATCCGCCTCATCCAGGGCGCGGAGGAGGAGCAGCACTCCTTCAGCCTGCACGGCAACAAGTGGCTCAAGGAGATGTACGACCCGAACAGCGGCTACTACAACGCCCAGGCCATCGGCATCTCCGAGCACTTCGAGTTCGACCTCAGCGACGGCCTGCCGCAAATCACCGGCCCGTACGAGACGGCGGACTACATGTACATGAGCGCGTCCTCGGGCGATTTGTGGAACGGCATGTGGGGCATCATGCGGACGTACAAGCGGAAGCAGGTGGGCCTGCGCTCCCTGTCCGACGTGGCGCTGCTCGCCGCGGACCGCCGTCCGAAGCTCCAGTACAACGCCAAGGTCAGCGAGCGCGTGCCCTACCCGCCCGTCGTGCTGGAGGAGCTGCCGGCCGAGGCGGGCCTGGTGCAGATGACCGAGCAGGACGAGACGGTGCAGAAGTCCTACGAGGTGGACGACCTGGGCAAGGAGCTGGCGCCGCGCACCGTGGAGCACCTCATGGCGGACCGCGAGGCCATGTTGAAGATCGACCCGGACATCGTGCTCAAGTACGAGGAGGCGGGCTGGTTCGGCATCAAGCCCATCCTGACGGACTCGTGCCCGCGGGGCGCCAAGGTGCGGACGTACAAGGTCTCCGCCATCGACGCGAAGAACTGGCTGCCCAACCAGCGGCTCACCTACAACGACGAGTACGACATCTACGACCCGGACGCGATCATCTTCGCCCAGGACGCGCACCTGTCGGACCTCAAGGCCGGCAAGCGCAGGCCGGAGCCGCTCATCCTCCGGGCCCGCGCGGGCGAGTGCGTCCAGGTGACGCTGACCAACCGGCTGCCCTCCACGGAGCTGCCGAAGACTCCCATCTGGGCTCACCACTCGGCCATCACCGAGAACTTCAACGTCAATCAGGTGCGGATGTCGAACCAGGTGTCGCTGCACCCGCAGCTCGTCAACTACGACGTGAACACGGATGACGGCGCCACCGTGGGACTCAACGCAGTGCAGACGGTGAGGCCGGGCAAGACGCGCGTGTACCGGTGGTTCGCCGGCGAGTTCAAGAGCTCGCCCAAGGGCTCGCCATTCCCGCTGGGCAAGGTGACGGGCATGGAGTTCGGCATCGTCAACCTGCGCAACATGGCGGACGTCATCAACCACGGCATGCACGGCGCCATCGGCGCGCTCATCATCGAGCCGGCGACCGCGGCGTGGGCCACCGACTCCGGCACCGAGGCGCAGGCGCGGGTGACGTACACCCTGCCGGACGGCAAGCAGGAGACGTTCCGCGAGTTCGTCAACCTCTTCCAGGACGACCTCGGCCTGCAGACCGACAACGACAGGTTCTGGGACTACGACCTGAACAGCCAGCGGGCGCTGCGCAACACGGCCGGCATCGACGACTCGCAGGACACGGGCCAGAAGGGGTTCAACTACCGCACCGAGCCGCTCTGGGCCCGGCTGGGCGTGCCGCCGCACACGCCGCCCGAGGACATCAACAACTTCGACCTGCGGGACATCCTCAGCTCCGCGGTGTACGGAGACCCGGCCACGCCCATCTTCACCGCGAACGCGGGCGAGCCCCTGCGCTGGCGCTTCGGTCACCCGAGCGGCCACTCGCGGCAGCACGCCATCTCGCTGCACGGCGCGGAGTGGCGGCGCAACCCGTGGGCGTCGGGCGCGTTGTCGCGCGCCATGGGGCCCAACGCGTTGTCGCCCGTCATCGCCACGCAGGGCGGCGCGTCGGTGATGCAGTCCTACAACATCATCCCGGAGTACGGGGCCGGTGGCGCGTACGCCGTCCCCGGTGACTACCTGTACCGCGACCACGCCAGCTTCCTGTGGAGCGGTGGCGGCCTCTGGGGTGTGTACCGCGTGAAGTAG
- a CDS encoding lamin tail domain-containing protein, with the protein MPWSFRQLLAPLSALLLLMSACSDDPECGNGVVESGEQCDDGNTADGDSCPANCQSAPVTDGGSAVCGNGHVEGTERCDDGNRTPGDGCENDCTFTPETERDSGVTTDAGSDAGVGTDAGTTTDAGSETDAGSVTDAGSETDAGSSTDAGSVTDAGTGTGETDAGSVTDAGTGEPDAGSTTDAGSGNTDAGSSTDAGSGTTDGGSGEPDAGPGDTDAGSSTDAGTDAGTDVDAGPGDTDAGSNTDAGTDAGSDIDAGPGDTDAGSSTDAGTDAGSDIDAGPGDTDGGTDAGTDTDAGTGTTDAGTDAGTGTTDAGTDAGTSIDAGTTQVALADFGPTGNFARSGFSGPTFPDALRVTLKEAAPTDVWVEIASSSRAVTVEGGNLVRVPAGATSAVVIVSADLAADPGVTKAVLTVTNGTDSLQATVRVLAVNQPASLSLLTPEAAVVAGGAKHTFTVSLDVPPAVDTDVLLSVQPATLGSVPTRVTVAANTLSAKFDFTAADSAGQGQVVATLGSQSAASTVQVTGSGANHVVISELAARGPGTGTAADNDEFVELYNPTASTVDISGWKIQYRSASGAAYNTGFALPAGSSIAPRGYFLVGSGSYAPAGGAAKDANWGTTLTLGAGGGHIRIGTSTLGTTVDDPATVDKLGYGTAIGAEGSAITTTPATTGSYERKANANSTAASMETGSDALKGNGQDTDNNAADFVLRTTRQPQNKASAKEP; encoded by the coding sequence ATGCCTTGGTCCTTCCGGCAGCTCCTGGCGCCACTCTCGGCGCTGCTTCTCCTCATGTCCGCGTGCAGCGACGACCCGGAGTGTGGCAACGGCGTCGTCGAGTCCGGCGAGCAGTGCGACGATGGCAACACCGCCGACGGTGATTCCTGCCCGGCCAACTGCCAGTCCGCGCCGGTGACGGATGGCGGCAGCGCGGTCTGCGGCAACGGCCACGTGGAAGGCACCGAGCGCTGTGACGACGGCAACCGCACGCCGGGCGACGGCTGCGAGAACGACTGCACCTTCACGCCCGAGACGGAGCGGGACTCCGGTGTGACGACGGACGCGGGCTCCGACGCGGGCGTGGGGACCGATGCGGGCACCACGACGGACGCGGGCTCGGAGACCGACGCCGGCTCCGTGACGGACGCGGGCTCGGAGACGGATGCGGGTTCGAGCACTGACGCTGGCTCCGTGACGGATGCGGGCACGGGCACGGGTGAGACGGACGCGGGCTCCGTGACGGACGCGGGCACGGGCGAGCCGGACGCGGGTTCGACCACCGACGCGGGTTCGGGCAACACTGACGCGGGTTCGAGCACCGACGCGGGTTCGGGCACCACGGATGGTGGCTCAGGCGAGCCGGACGCGGGCCCGGGTGACACGGACGCGGGCTCGAGCACGGATGCCGGTACCGACGCGGGCACTGACGTCGACGCCGGTCCTGGCGACACGGACGCGGGCTCGAACACGGATGCCGGTACCGACGCGGGCTCTGACATCGACGCCGGTCCTGGAGACACGGACGCGGGTTCGAGCACGGATGCTGGCACCGACGCGGGCTCTGACATCGACGCCGGCCCTGGCGACACGGATGGCGGCACCGATGCTGGCACTGACACGGATGCGGGCACCGGCACCACCGACGCCGGCACCGACGCTGGCACCGGTACCACCGACGCCGGCACGGATGCGGGCACGAGCATCGACGCGGGCACGACGCAGGTGGCCCTGGCCGACTTCGGCCCCACGGGCAACTTCGCTCGCTCGGGCTTCAGCGGCCCGACGTTCCCGGATGCGCTGCGCGTGACGCTGAAGGAGGCCGCGCCGACGGACGTGTGGGTGGAGATTGCGTCCTCCAGCCGCGCCGTCACCGTCGAGGGCGGCAACCTCGTGCGCGTCCCGGCCGGCGCCACGTCCGCTGTCGTCATCGTGTCGGCGGACCTGGCCGCGGATCCGGGTGTGACCAAGGCGGTGCTGACGGTGACGAATGGCACCGACTCGCTCCAGGCCACGGTGCGCGTCCTCGCGGTGAACCAGCCGGCGTCCCTGTCGCTGCTGACGCCCGAGGCGGCGGTGGTGGCGGGTGGCGCGAAGCACACCTTCACCGTGTCGCTCGACGTGCCCCCGGCCGTGGACACCGACGTGCTGCTCTCGGTGCAGCCCGCGACGCTGGGCTCCGTGCCCACGCGGGTGACGGTGGCGGCCAACACGCTGTCCGCCAAGTTCGACTTCACGGCGGCGGACTCGGCGGGCCAGGGCCAGGTGGTGGCGACGCTCGGCTCGCAGTCGGCCGCGTCGACCGTGCAGGTGACGGGCTCCGGTGCCAACCACGTCGTCATCAGCGAGCTCGCCGCGCGCGGCCCGGGTACCGGCACCGCCGCTGACAACGACGAGTTCGTCGAGCTCTACAACCCCACCGCGAGCACCGTGGACATCTCCGGCTGGAAGATCCAGTACCGGTCCGCGTCCGGGGCCGCGTACAACACCGGCTTCGCGCTGCCCGCCGGCTCGAGCATCGCGCCGAGGGGCTACTTCCTGGTGGGCAGCGGGAGCTACGCGCCGGCCGGCGGAGCCGCGAAGGACGCGAACTGGGGCACCACGCTCACCCTGGGCGCCGGCGGCGGCCACATCCGCATCGGGACCTCGACGCTGGGCACCACCGTCGACGACCCGGCGACGGTGGACAAGCTGGGCTACGGCACCGCGATTGGTGCGGAGGGCTCCGCCATCACGACCACTCCGGCCACCACGGGCAGCTACGAGCGCAAGGCCAACGCCAATTCCACCGCGGCCTCCATGGAGACGGGCTCGGACGCGCTGAAGGGCAACGGGCAGGACACGGACAACAACGCCGCGGACTTCGTCCTGCGGACGACGCGCCAGCCGCAGAACAAGGCGAGCGCCAAGGAGCCGTAG
- a CDS encoding exodeoxyribonuclease III yields MRVVSWNVNGLRSVHRKGFLPWLAGARAQVVAVQEVRAREDQLPEEVRAPKRWSTHFVSADRPGYSGVGLFSRLEPDDVVTRLGVPEVDVEGRLQIARFGKLTVVNGYFPNGNGKDRDLSRIPYKLDFYRRLFERLEKPLRDGGRVLVVGDFNTAHQDIDLARPRENRETSGFRPEEREEFDRWIRAGWVDSFRHFHKVGGHYSWWSQRVGVREKNIGWRIDYVLATPAAMAYVRKAAIHPDVTGSDHCPVSVDLDPAVR; encoded by the coding sequence GTGCGAGTCGTTTCCTGGAACGTCAACGGGCTGCGTTCGGTTCACCGCAAGGGCTTCCTGCCATGGCTGGCGGGGGCCCGGGCGCAGGTGGTGGCGGTGCAGGAGGTGCGTGCCCGCGAGGACCAGCTCCCCGAGGAGGTGCGCGCTCCGAAGCGGTGGAGCACGCACTTCGTCTCCGCGGACCGCCCCGGCTACAGCGGGGTGGGGCTGTTCAGCCGCCTGGAGCCGGATGACGTGGTGACGCGGCTGGGCGTCCCCGAGGTGGACGTGGAGGGGCGGCTGCAGATTGCCCGCTTCGGCAAGCTCACCGTCGTGAATGGCTACTTCCCCAACGGCAATGGGAAGGACCGCGACCTCAGCCGCATCCCCTACAAGCTGGACTTCTACCGCCGCCTCTTCGAGCGGCTGGAGAAGCCGCTGCGCGACGGCGGGCGGGTGCTGGTGGTGGGCGACTTCAACACCGCGCACCAGGACATCGACCTGGCGCGGCCCCGGGAGAACCGCGAGACGAGCGGCTTCCGTCCCGAGGAGCGCGAGGAGTTCGACCGGTGGATTCGCGCCGGCTGGGTGGACTCGTTCCGCCACTTCCACAAGGTGGGCGGGCACTACTCGTGGTGGAGTCAGCGCGTGGGCGTGCGGGAGAAGAACATCGGCTGGAGGATTGACTACGTCCTGGCCACGCCGGCGGCCATGGCGTACGTGCGCAAGGCGGCAATCCACCCGGACGTGACGGGCTCGGACCACTGCCCGGTGAGTGTGGACCTGGACCCGGCGGTCCGCTGA
- a CDS encoding lysophospholipid acyltransferase family protein, with translation MNGLLSIWTWIEIGLVALTGFFVQLALAIVTWPFDRLRYVTGRCFRLVGVTAAKLTPFWRFGVHGRVPERVTGNVVCVSNHESNADPFLISHLPWEMKWLGKASLFKIPVVGWMMWMAGDIPVHRGDRDSATGAMARCKEWLRKGMPVMIFPEGTRSKTDELLPFKDGAFRLAIEAQADLLPLAVSGTRKALPKHSWRFATSRGLVTVGTRISTKGMTLADVEKLKEMAREQILALRAGLMPLTGGGAQASGPDAASAA, from the coding sequence ATGAACGGACTGCTCTCCATCTGGACGTGGATCGAGATTGGCCTGGTGGCGCTGACAGGCTTCTTCGTCCAGCTCGCGCTGGCGATTGTCACGTGGCCCTTCGACCGGCTGCGCTACGTCACCGGGCGCTGCTTCCGGCTCGTCGGCGTCACCGCGGCGAAGCTGACGCCCTTCTGGCGCTTCGGCGTCCACGGCCGGGTGCCGGAGCGGGTGACGGGGAACGTGGTGTGCGTGAGCAACCACGAGTCCAACGCGGACCCGTTCCTCATCTCGCACCTGCCGTGGGAGATGAAGTGGCTGGGCAAGGCCAGCCTCTTCAAGATTCCGGTGGTCGGCTGGATGATGTGGATGGCGGGCGACATCCCGGTGCACCGGGGAGACCGCGACTCCGCGACGGGCGCCATGGCCCGCTGCAAGGAGTGGCTGCGGAAGGGGATGCCGGTGATGATCTTCCCCGAGGGCACGCGCTCGAAGACGGACGAGCTGCTGCCCTTCAAGGACGGCGCCTTCCGGCTGGCCATTGAAGCGCAGGCGGACCTGCTGCCGCTCGCGGTGAGCGGGACGCGCAAGGCGCTGCCGAAGCACTCGTGGCGCTTCGCCACGTCGCGCGGGCTGGTGACGGTGGGCACGCGCATCTCCACGAAGGGCATGACGCTGGCGGACGTGGAGAAGCTGAAGGAGATGGCGCGCGAGCAGATTCTCGCGCTGCGCGCCGGGCTGATGCCGCTGACGGGCGGAGGCGCCCAGGCTTCCGGCCCGGACGCCGCGAGCGCCGCGTAG